The DNA sequence TCGCCATGGACGACATCAAGTTCATGACGGGATTTAACGTGGAGCCGGTGGTCGCCTCGGAGACGGCCATTAGCGACGCTATTCACAAGTTCTACGGCGACGTGGAAAGCGTCGAAGAACTTGACAAAGTAATGAAGGACCTGACGGCCGAGGACGCCGACGCTCTGGAACTCACGGGCGAAGAAGCGGAGATGGACTTGGCGTCGCTTTCAAAGGCCGCCGAGGAAGCTCCGATCATCAAGCTCTGCAATTTGATTCTGACAGACGCGGTAAAGCGCGGCGCCAGCGATATTCACGTGGAGCCCTACGAAAAGGAATACCGCGTACGTTTCCGCATCGATGGAATCCTGCAGAACGTGATGGCTCCGCCCATGAAGCTGAAAGATGCGATGACCAGCCGCATCAAGATCATGTCCAAACTGGACATCAGCGAAAAGCGGCTGCCGCAAGACGGCCGCATCATGATCAAGTACCTGAAAGACGGAAAGAAGAAGGAGCTGGACTTCCGCGTTTCAACGGTGCCAACGCTCTTCGGAGAAAAGATCGTTCTGCGGCTGCTGGACAAGGAAAACCTGCGACTAGATATGACCAAGCTCGGCTTCGAGCCGGAGGCGCTCACGAAATTCGAGCGGCAAATCCTGAAGCCGTACGGCATGGTTCTCGTCACCGGGCCCACCGGATCGGGCAAGACCAATACACTCTATTCATCGGTGGCGCGCTTGAACACGCCTGAAACGAACATCATGACGGCGGAGGATCCGGTCGAATTTCAGCTCCCAGGAATCAACCAGGTTCAAATGAAGGAGCAGATCGGGTTGAACTTTGCCTCGGCGCTGCGCGCATTCCTTCGGCAGGATCCCAACATCATTCTGGTAGGAGAGATTCGAGACTTCGAGACCGCTGAAATTGCCGTTAAGGCGGCGCTCACCGGCCATTTGGTCCTTTCGACGCTCCATACCAACGATGCGCCCTCGACGATCAGCCGCTTGATGAACATGGGAATTGAGCCGTTCCTGGTAGCTACGTCCGTGAACCTGATCTGCGCGCAACGGTTGGTACGCCGTATCTGCGTTCAATGCAAGGAACCTCTGCAACTGCAGGCGGAGGCGCTGACGGAGGCGGGTTATTCTCCCGAAGAGGCGGCGAAAATCACGGTACAACACGGCAAGGGATGCGCAACTTGCAACAACACTGGATATAAAGGCCGCGTGGGGCTCTATGAAGTGATGGAAATCAACGACGAATTGCGCGAATTGATTCTGGTGGGAGCGTCCGCGCTGGAACTGAAGAAAAAGGCGATGGAGCAGGGAATGATCACGTTGCGTCGGAGCGGTTTGCAAAAAGTTGCGTCGGGGCTGACGACGATGGAAGAAGTTCTTCGCGAGACCGTTTTGTAATCGGAGGAGAGAAATGGCCGGCATTACATTGAGCGAGCTTTTGAAGAAAATGATCGAGATGGCCGGGAGCGATTTGCATCTCTCGACCAACAGCGCGCCACGGGTGCGGGTACATGGAAAGCTTCGTCCCTTGGACATGCCGCCCCTCACGGCCGCGGATACGAAGGCGCTGGCCTACAGCGTGCTGACGGACGTGCAGAAGCACCGACTGGAAGAGAACTTGGAACTCGACTTCTCCTTCGGCTTGAAGAGCCTGGCGCGGTTCCGCGGCAACA is a window from the Terriglobia bacterium genome containing:
- the pilB gene encoding type IV-A pilus assembly ATPase PilB, encoding MSSRLGEILVKDSLISGDQLKQALDYQKKNGGRLGTCLVKMGLVSDDDITAVLSRQYGVPSINLKFYEVDPAVIKLVPQETAVRYQIVPLSRVGSTLTIAMTDPTNVFAMDDIKFMTGFNVEPVVASETAISDAIHKFYGDVESVEELDKVMKDLTAEDADALELTGEEAEMDLASLSKAAEEAPIIKLCNLILTDAVKRGASDIHVEPYEKEYRVRFRIDGILQNVMAPPMKLKDAMTSRIKIMSKLDISEKRLPQDGRIMIKYLKDGKKKELDFRVSTVPTLFGEKIVLRLLDKENLRLDMTKLGFEPEALTKFERQILKPYGMVLVTGPTGSGKTNTLYSSVARLNTPETNIMTAEDPVEFQLPGINQVQMKEQIGLNFASALRAFLRQDPNIILVGEIRDFETAEIAVKAALTGHLVLSTLHTNDAPSTISRLMNMGIEPFLVATSVNLICAQRLVRRICVQCKEPLQLQAEALTEAGYSPEEAAKITVQHGKGCATCNNTGYKGRVGLYEVMEINDELRELILVGASALELKKKAMEQGMITLRRSGLQKVASGLTTMEEVLRETVL